The Streptomyces sp. NBC_01689 genome includes a window with the following:
- a CDS encoding FAD-dependent oxidoreductase, producing MLHVAVVGSGPSGVYTAQSLLQSGPSEIRVDVLDRLPCPYGLVRYGVAPDHEKIKSLQNNLRAVLEDERVRFLGGVQVGPGGVPAARLRELYHAVVYCVGAATDRHLGVPGEDLSGSWSATEFVSWYSAHPDSVPDAAAGFVLGTRSAVVIGVGNVAVDVTRILARGAAELSPTDMPQAALTALAASTVTEISMVGRRGPSQARFTTKELRELGGLPDTEVVVDPAELALDPQYADPSALPAAQRRNVEVLREWAATPARGLPRRIRLRFFLRPVALLPGAEKPAGVGGRVGAVRFERTVPDGRGGVTGTGRHEDIAAQLVLRSVGYRGVPLEGLPFDAERGTVPHLAGRVLRDGAVAPGEYVAGWIKRGPTGVIGTNRPCAKETVTSLLEDAPDLVRREVSDDPLAALCATGVAPVGWAGWQAIERAEAELGASLGRSVVKLPDWASLLTAARTATS from the coding sequence GTGTTGCATGTCGCCGTCGTCGGCTCGGGACCCAGCGGGGTCTACACCGCCCAGAGCCTTCTGCAGAGCGGGCCGTCCGAGATCCGGGTGGACGTCCTCGACCGCTTGCCGTGCCCCTACGGCCTGGTCCGCTACGGCGTGGCCCCCGACCACGAGAAGATCAAGTCGCTCCAGAACAATCTGCGCGCCGTCCTGGAGGACGAGCGGGTGCGGTTCCTCGGCGGCGTCCAGGTGGGCCCCGGCGGCGTGCCGGCCGCGCGGCTGCGCGAGCTGTACCACGCGGTCGTGTACTGCGTGGGCGCCGCCACCGACCGGCATCTCGGGGTACCCGGCGAGGACCTGTCCGGCAGTTGGTCGGCGACCGAGTTCGTGTCCTGGTACAGCGCCCACCCGGACTCCGTGCCCGACGCGGCCGCCGGATTCGTGCTCGGGACGCGTTCGGCGGTGGTCATCGGCGTCGGCAACGTCGCCGTCGACGTGACCCGGATCCTGGCCCGCGGCGCGGCCGAACTCAGTCCCACCGACATGCCGCAGGCGGCGCTCACCGCGCTGGCCGCGAGCACGGTGACGGAGATCAGCATGGTCGGGCGGCGCGGCCCCTCACAGGCCCGCTTCACCACCAAGGAACTGCGCGAGCTGGGCGGGCTGCCGGACACCGAGGTCGTGGTGGACCCCGCGGAGCTGGCGCTCGACCCGCAGTACGCGGACCCGTCGGCGCTGCCCGCCGCCCAGCGCCGCAACGTGGAGGTGCTGCGCGAATGGGCCGCCACCCCGGCACGGGGTCTGCCGCGCCGGATCCGGCTGCGGTTCTTCCTCCGCCCCGTCGCACTGCTCCCCGGCGCGGAGAAACCGGCGGGCGTCGGCGGGCGGGTGGGCGCGGTGCGCTTCGAACGGACGGTGCCCGACGGTCGTGGCGGGGTGACCGGCACGGGTCGCCACGAGGACATCGCGGCCCAGTTGGTGCTGCGTTCGGTGGGATACCGCGGGGTGCCGCTCGAAGGGCTGCCGTTCGACGCCGAGCGCGGCACGGTGCCGCATCTCGCCGGGCGGGTGCTGCGGGACGGCGCGGTCGCCCCGGGTGAGTACGTGGCGGGCTGGATCAAGCGGGGCCCGACGGGCGTCATCGGCACCAACCGGCCGTGCGCCAAGGAGACGGTGACCTCACTGCTGGAGGACGCGCCCGATCTCGTACGACGCGAGGTGTCCGACGATCCGCTCGCGGCCCTGTGCGCGACCGGCGTCGCGCCGGTCGGCTGGGCCGGCTGGCAGGCGATCGAGCGGGCGGAGGCGGAGCTCGGGGCCTCCCTCGGGCGGAGCGTCGTGAAACTGCCCGACTGGGCGTCGCTGCTGACGGCGGCGCGGACGGCGACTTCCTAG
- a CDS encoding DUF305 domain-containing protein, with product MLVRRSPRASLVTASLVAVVLALGACDDSGTPGKSGAADGPSVIAPGRPGEAAETLSAGEAAKKRTEDDSPNSADFAYARMMIEHHTQALEMTRLAPRQAESSRVKALAARISASQGPEISSMKGWLDTHDGDAHATGHQHEEMPGMATGAQLKALRVARGKVFDRLFLKLMITHHDGAISMATDVKAQGNNIQIEEMADDVIAQQTSEISRMRAMS from the coding sequence GTGCTCGTCCGCCGTTCCCCCCGCGCGTCCCTGGTCACGGCCTCGCTGGTGGCCGTCGTCCTCGCCCTCGGGGCCTGCGACGACTCCGGCACCCCGGGCAAGTCCGGTGCCGCGGACGGACCTTCGGTGATCGCGCCCGGCAGACCCGGGGAAGCGGCCGAAACCCTCTCCGCCGGTGAGGCCGCGAAGAAGCGCACCGAGGACGACTCACCCAACTCGGCGGACTTCGCCTACGCGCGGATGATGATCGAACACCACACCCAGGCACTGGAGATGACCCGGCTCGCCCCGCGCCAGGCCGAGTCCTCCCGGGTGAAGGCACTCGCGGCACGCATCTCCGCCTCGCAGGGACCCGAGATCAGCTCGATGAAGGGCTGGCTCGACACCCACGACGGGGACGCGCACGCCACGGGGCACCAGCACGAGGAGATGCCCGGCATGGCGACCGGGGCCCAGCTCAAGGCGTTGCGCGTGGCCCGGGGCAAGGTCTTCGACCGGCTCTTCCTGAAGCTGATGATCACGCACCACGACGGGGCGATCTCGATGGCCACGGACGTGAAGGCCCAGGGCAACAACATCCAGATCGAGGAGATGGCCGACGACGTGATCGCCCAGCAGACCAGCGAGATCAGCAGGATGCGCGCGATGTCCTGA
- a CDS encoding TetR/AcrR family transcriptional regulator produces MSPRSPSVNEELRRRSRERLLQAALELVSERGYAATTLGDIADRAGSARGLVSYYFPGKRQLVQSAVHRLMHRTLEEGLEREPRTTDGRERMARAIDAVLGLARDRPVLMRQHMAGILQDEGFVQCPEQQRLARLLRETVAGHGSPDAATDYPMLRALLMGAVYAALVPGAPMPVPTLRAELFERYRLDWEMGVPPGTEVPGGTETADLSRFFATGRLPDDQSK; encoded by the coding sequence ATGTCCCCGCGCAGCCCGTCGGTCAACGAAGAGCTGCGGCGGCGTTCCCGGGAGCGACTCCTGCAGGCCGCCCTGGAGTTGGTGAGCGAGCGCGGGTACGCCGCGACGACGCTCGGGGACATAGCCGACCGCGCGGGATCCGCGCGCGGACTGGTGTCGTACTACTTCCCCGGCAAGCGCCAGCTCGTCCAGTCCGCGGTGCACCGGCTGATGCACCGCACGCTGGAGGAGGGGCTGGAACGCGAGCCGCGTACCACGGACGGCCGGGAGCGGATGGCGCGGGCCATCGACGCGGTCCTCGGCCTGGCCCGGGACAGGCCGGTCCTCATGCGGCAGCACATGGCCGGCATCCTGCAGGACGAGGGGTTCGTGCAGTGTCCTGAACAGCAGCGGCTGGCGCGGCTGCTGCGGGAGACCGTGGCCGGTCACGGATCGCCGGACGCGGCCACCGACTACCCGATGCTGCGCGCGCTGCTCATGGGCGCGGTGTACGCGGCTCTGGTGCCGGGCGCGCCGATGCCGGTGCCGACGCTGCGGGCGGAACTGTTCGAACGCTACCGGCTCGACTGGGAGATGGGAGTCCCGCCGGGCACCGAGGTGCCCGGCGGGACGGAGACGGCGGATCTGTCACGGTTCTTCGCGACGGGCCGCCTGCCGGACGATCAGTCGAAGTAG
- a CDS encoding LVIVD repeat-containing protein gives MTLLNDPRTRHRSLGVAAVAAGLLAALLTAGPAAATPDPGDGPAAREKVSRSDAAEVKAAVASGEIPGQDEIVHSDNVQHLTNIPKDALPGINSDLAFQGKYAFAGNYDGFRVLDISNPKAPKTVSQVLCPGSQNDISVSGNLLFLSTDSSRSDNSCNSTTQPATEKSSWEGMKVFDITDKANPKYVAAVETACGSHTHSLVPERKNVYIYVSSYSPSATFPDCQPPHDGISVIKVPRNAPEKAAVVNFPVLFPGEGPDGGGNPGSPTNPGVSKTTGCHDITVLPSKDLAAGACMGDGILFSIKDPEHPKVIDQVQDNVNFAFWHSATFNQKADKVVFTDELGGGGAATCNAAIGPNRGADGIYDIVGKGDRRKLVFRSYYKIPRHQADTENCVAHNGSLIPVKGKDLMVQAWYQGGVSVWDFTDSARPKEIAYFERGPLSTDTLQVGGSWSAYYYNGYIYSNDIAKGFDVLKLTDRRTDPAQRVHLRELNVQTQPDYFD, from the coding sequence GTGACCCTGTTGAACGACCCTCGAACGCGGCACAGGAGCCTGGGAGTTGCCGCGGTCGCGGCCGGACTCCTGGCCGCGCTGCTCACGGCCGGCCCGGCGGCCGCGACCCCCGACCCCGGGGACGGTCCCGCCGCACGGGAGAAGGTCTCCCGGAGCGACGCGGCCGAAGTGAAGGCGGCGGTGGCGAGCGGCGAGATACCCGGACAGGACGAGATCGTCCACTCCGACAACGTCCAGCACCTCACCAACATCCCCAAGGACGCGCTGCCCGGCATCAATTCGGACCTCGCCTTCCAGGGCAAGTACGCCTTCGCCGGCAACTACGACGGCTTCCGCGTCCTCGACATCAGCAACCCGAAGGCTCCCAAGACGGTCTCCCAGGTGCTGTGCCCGGGGTCGCAGAACGACATCTCCGTCTCCGGCAACCTGCTCTTCCTGTCCACCGACTCCTCGCGCAGCGACAACTCCTGCAACAGCACCACGCAGCCCGCGACGGAGAAGTCCTCGTGGGAGGGCATGAAGGTCTTCGACATCACCGACAAGGCGAACCCGAAGTACGTCGCCGCCGTCGAGACCGCCTGCGGCTCGCACACCCACTCGCTGGTGCCGGAGCGCAAGAACGTCTACATCTACGTGTCCTCGTACTCGCCGAGCGCCACGTTCCCGGACTGCCAGCCGCCGCACGACGGCATCTCGGTCATCAAGGTGCCGCGCAACGCGCCCGAGAAGGCCGCCGTGGTGAACTTCCCGGTGCTCTTCCCCGGTGAGGGACCCGACGGCGGCGGCAACCCCGGCTCGCCCACCAACCCGGGTGTCTCCAAGACCACCGGCTGCCACGACATCACCGTGCTGCCCTCCAAGGACCTCGCGGCGGGCGCCTGCATGGGCGACGGAATCCTCTTCTCCATCAAGGACCCGGAACACCCCAAGGTCATCGACCAGGTCCAGGACAACGTCAACTTCGCGTTCTGGCACTCCGCGACCTTCAACCAGAAGGCCGACAAGGTGGTGTTCACCGACGAGTTGGGCGGCGGCGGCGCGGCCACCTGCAACGCGGCCATCGGTCCGAACCGCGGTGCCGACGGCATCTACGACATCGTCGGCAAGGGCGACCGGCGCAAGCTGGTCTTCCGGAGCTACTACAAGATCCCCCGTCATCAGGCGGACACCGAGAACTGCGTGGCCCACAACGGGTCGCTGATCCCGGTCAAGGGCAAGGACCTCATGGTGCAGGCCTGGTACCAGGGCGGTGTCTCCGTCTGGGACTTCACCGACTCCGCTCGCCCGAAGGAGATCGCCTACTTCGAACGCGGGCCGCTGAGCACCGACACGCTCCAGGTCGGCGGCTCGTGGTCGGCGTACTACTACAACGGCTACATCTACTCCAACGACATAGCCAAGGGCTTCGACGTCCTGAAGCTCACCGACCGGCGCACCGACCCGGCCCAGCGGGTCCACCTGCGCGAGCTCAACGTCCAGACCCAGCCGGACTACTTCGACTGA